The following proteins are encoded in a genomic region of Oncorhynchus gorbuscha isolate QuinsamMale2020 ecotype Even-year linkage group LG11, OgorEven_v1.0, whole genome shotgun sequence:
- the LOC124047526 gene encoding uncharacterized protein C6orf118-like, whose amino-acid sequence MSTRATDPNKPRMLRVSDTRRALQSLLLGAEMAHKADIQTYSCGHLSPYTLSQNQPHRRRTEEPIWEMSEVQDREKGEEEGLSPSPFTQRLQRQTKMAANIEKMTEAMFDFTVAKGLKPTVLKPGQHESLTGTQRGMKGEEGEERERRRKTRLKMVLDPSELFLVKPSIASQTKPPEGVEGNQDRYWFTQSHLGGLTKKDQMRMMRHFDRRVLRKQDLRDRNWISGNKAAEAYEWKLEKELRRLSDQSCPSRDRLGVFSDVFNNVCEGSPVFRDILREIKTDYDLYLNSILDSQTPLEDLSELALLGGLAIVGAEDLEEAGNEVSRLGEEAQRALEENDRVRNQFQNVRDRVMEIPDDEGLHMEATLPGLLRPGEGPISFIDRVQPKRRQVWIMWEEVQLLQKELKEKMVSIITTGATERCIRDSKGEIMRLLASNERFRNTNKDLESNLNMILNRVTTSEDVKAEVWDKIWTALRHEDDRTQPLVN is encoded by the exons ATGTCTACCAGGGCTACCGACCCTAACAAGCCTCGGATGCTGAGGGTATCTGACACACGCCGGGCGCTCCAGAGCCTTCTCCTGGGGGCAGAGATGGCTCACAAGGCTGACATCCAAACATACAGCTGTGGCCACCTGAGCCCTTACACCCTGAGCCAGAACCAGCCCCAccggaggaggacagaggaaccaaTCTGGGAGATGTCTGAG GtccaggacagagagaagggtgaggaggAAGGCCTGAGTCCCAGTCCTTTTACGCAACGCCTCCAGAGACAAACCAAGATGGCCGCCAACATCGAGAAGATGACGGAAGCCATGTTTGACTTCACTGTAGCCAAGGGGCTCAAACCTACAGTCTTGAAGCCTGGGCAGCATGAGAGCCTTACTGGCACAcagagaggaatgaagggagaggaaggagaagaaagagagaggaggaggaaaacaaGGCTCAAGATGGTTCTGGACCCCTCTGAGCTCTTCCTGGTCAAACCCAGCATAGCATCACAGACAAAACCTCCTGAAGGTGTTGAGGGGAACCAGGACCG GTACTGGTTCACGCAGTCTCACCTGGGGGGCCTGACCAAGAAGGACCAGATGAGGATGATGAGACACTTTGACAGACGGGTGTTGAGGAAGCAGGACCTCAGGGACAGGAACTGGATCAGCGGGAACAAGGCAGCTGAGGCCTACGAGTGGAAGCTAGAGAAG GAGCTGAGGAGGCTGTCAGACCAGAGCTGTCCCAGTAGAGACCGCCTGGGGGTGTTCAGTGACGTCTTCAACAATGTCTGTGAAGGCTCGCCAGTATTCAGAGACATCCTCAGGGAAATCAAG ACAGACTATGATCTGTACCTCAACTCTATTCTGGACTCCCAGACACCTCTCGAGGATTTG TCTGAGCTGGCTCTGCTGGGTGGTCTGGCCATCGTAGGGGCAGAGGATCTGGAGGAAGCTGGCAACGAGGTGTCCAGGCTGGGAGAGGAGGCGCAGAGGGCCCTGGAGGAGAATGACAG AGTCAGGAATCAGTTTCAGAACGTACGTGACAGAGTCATGGAAATCCCAGATGATGAAG GGCTCCATATGGAGGCCACTCTGCCAGGGCTGTTGAGGCCAGGTGAAGGGCCGATCTCCTTTATAGATCGTGTCCAGCCTAAGAGACGGCAG GTGTGGATAATGTGGGAGGAGGTCCAGCTGCTGCAGAAGGAACTCAAGGAGAAGATGGTATCCATCATCACCACAGGAGCTACAGAGAGATGCATCAGAGACTCTAAG GGAGAGATCATGAGACTACTGGCCTCAAATGAACGCTTCAGAAACACCAACAAG GATCTGGAAAGCAACCTCAACATGATCCTGAACAGAGTGACAACAAGCGAGGATGTCAAAGC GGAGGTGTGGGACAAAATATGGACCGCCCTGCGACACGAGGACGATAGAACACAACCTCTAGTAAATTAG